A genomic segment from Deinococcus sp. YIM 77859 encodes:
- the pckA gene encoding phosphoenolpyruvate carboxykinase (ATP), with the protein MSMTQTPLLQDLGLENAIIHHNLGVDELYAAALRLGEGVRAATGPLVVRTNKTGRSPKDRFIVEDDLTRDTVWWGGFNTPISPVVFDRLLDKMTASAENRELFVQDVFAGTDPRYRIAVRAVTEMAYHSLFVRNMFVRPTPEEQADFQPDWTILNLPSFRADPERDGVRSDTFILVNFTRRMILVGGTQYAGENKKGIFGVLNFLLPAQGVMPMHCSANVGEGGDVALFFGLSGTGKTTLSADPHRRLIGDDEHGWTDTGVFNFEGGCYAKVIHLNAEAEPAIYQTTRTYGTVLENVVLKDDGTPDLDDGRLTENTRSAYPITQIPNIVPGGMAGHPQNIVFLTADAFGVLPPLSRLTPEQTMYQFISGFTAKIPGTEQGVTEPQPTFSTCFGAPFMPRHPGEYARLLARKVQEHGTQVWLVNTGWTGGPYGQGHRMSIQHTRALINAALSGALDHTPFEHEPFFNLAIPTEVPGVPTEVLNPRNTWADQAAYDATARRLAGMFRENFKRFADGVEPAITASMPEHG; encoded by the coding sequence ATGAGCATGACCCAGACGCCCCTGCTACAAGACCTCGGCCTCGAGAACGCAATCATTCACCATAACCTTGGCGTAGACGAGCTGTACGCGGCAGCGCTGCGGCTGGGCGAGGGGGTGAGGGCCGCAACAGGGCCGCTGGTGGTGCGAACCAACAAGACCGGCCGCAGCCCCAAGGACCGCTTTATTGTGGAAGATGACCTCACCCGGGATACGGTGTGGTGGGGCGGCTTCAACACACCCATCAGCCCGGTGGTGTTTGACCGCCTGCTCGACAAGATGACCGCCTCCGCGGAGAACCGCGAACTCTTTGTGCAAGACGTCTTTGCCGGAACGGACCCCCGCTACCGGATCGCCGTGCGGGCCGTGACCGAGATGGCCTACCACTCGCTGTTCGTGCGCAATATGTTCGTGCGGCCCACGCCGGAAGAGCAGGCCGACTTTCAGCCTGACTGGACCATCTTGAATCTTCCCTCTTTTAGGGCCGATCCCGAGCGCGACGGGGTCAGAAGCGACACGTTCATCCTGGTCAACTTCACCCGCCGGATGATCCTGGTGGGCGGCACCCAGTACGCGGGCGAGAACAAGAAGGGCATCTTCGGGGTGCTGAACTTCCTACTGCCTGCGCAGGGCGTGATGCCGATGCACTGCTCGGCCAATGTGGGCGAGGGCGGTGACGTGGCCCTGTTTTTTGGCCTCTCGGGCACCGGCAAAACCACCCTCTCGGCGGATCCTCACCGCCGGCTGATCGGCGACGACGAGCACGGCTGGACCGACACGGGCGTCTTCAACTTCGAGGGAGGGTGCTACGCCAAGGTCATCCACCTCAACGCGGAAGCTGAACCCGCGATCTACCAGACCACCCGCACCTACGGCACGGTGCTGGAGAACGTGGTGCTGAAAGACGACGGCACGCCCGACCTGGATGATGGCCGCCTGACGGAGAACACGCGCAGCGCCTATCCCATCACCCAGATCCCCAACATCGTGCCTGGGGGCATGGCTGGACATCCTCAGAACATCGTGTTTCTGACTGCGGACGCCTTTGGCGTGCTGCCGCCCCTCAGCCGCCTCACGCCCGAGCAGACGATGTACCAGTTCATCAGCGGCTTTACCGCCAAGATTCCCGGCACCGAGCAGGGCGTGACCGAGCCGCAGCCCACCTTCTCGACCTGCTTCGGCGCGCCCTTTATGCCTCGGCACCCCGGCGAGTACGCCCGGCTGCTGGCCCGCAAGGTGCAGGAGCACGGCACGCAGGTGTGGCTGGTCAACACCGGATGGACCGGCGGCCCCTACGGCCAGGGCCACCGCATGAGCATTCAGCACACCCGCGCCCTGATCAACGCGGCGCTCTCCGGCGCGCTTGACCATACGCCGTTCGAGCACGAGCCTTTTTTTAACCTGGCGATTCCCACCGAGGTGCCCGGCGTTCCCACCGAGGTGCTTAACCCCCGCAATACCTGGGCTGATCAGGCCGCCTACGACGCCACCGCTCGCCGGCTGGCGGGGATGTTCCGCGAGAACTTTAAGCGCTTCGCCGACGGAGTCGAGCCGGCCATCACCGCCAGCATGCCCGAGCACGGGTAG
- a CDS encoding DMT family transporter codes for MPCVRPVLPSLPPVPTLLLSMLSIQGGAAFAKTLFPTLGAAGTTALRVTLAAALLGLVFRPRWRALTADAWRAILPYGAALGLMNLTFYLSLTRLPLGLAVTLEFVGPLVLALALSRRPADLLWVALAALGIVLIAPRGGEAHLDLVGAALALTAGGFWALYILAGGAVGRRVPGVTGVVAGMVVAAAVTLPFGLAAAGRTLLTPPALLAGLAVAVLSSALPYSLEMFALRALPARTFGVLMSLEPAIAALSGLLFLHERLTPWQWLAVGCVIVASTGISLSGQRPVVEAEPAN; via the coding sequence ATGCCCTGCGTGCGCCCCGTTCTGCCTTCTCTGCCGCCGGTTCCCACGCTGCTGCTGTCCATGTTGAGCATCCAGGGAGGAGCAGCGTTTGCAAAGACGCTCTTTCCCACCCTGGGCGCAGCGGGCACCACGGCGCTGCGCGTCACCCTGGCGGCCGCGCTCCTTGGCCTGGTGTTCCGGCCTCGCTGGCGAGCCCTCACGGCAGATGCCTGGCGGGCCATCCTCCCGTACGGGGCAGCCCTTGGCCTGATGAACCTCACCTTCTACCTCTCCCTGACGCGCCTGCCGTTGGGTTTGGCGGTCACGCTGGAATTCGTGGGCCCGCTTGTGTTGGCGCTCGCGCTGTCGCGCCGCCCTGCGGATCTGCTGTGGGTGGCGCTTGCGGCGCTGGGCATCGTGCTGATCGCGCCGCGTGGGGGAGAAGCCCACCTGGACCTGGTGGGGGCCGCCCTCGCTCTGACGGCGGGGGGATTTTGGGCCCTGTACATCCTGGCCGGTGGGGCGGTCGGGCGGCGGGTGCCGGGCGTGACCGGAGTGGTGGCGGGCATGGTTGTGGCTGCGGCGGTCACCCTGCCTTTTGGTCTTGCCGCCGCAGGACGCACGCTCCTGACTCCTCCGGCCCTGCTCGCGGGCCTCGCCGTGGCGGTCCTCTCCAGCGCCCTGCCGTACAGCCTGGAGATGTTCGCGCTACGCGCGCTGCCCGCTCGCACCTTTGGCGTGTTGATGAGCCTGGAACCGGCCATCGCCGCCCTCAGCGGGCTCCTGTTCCTGCATGAACGTCTGACCCCCTGGCAGTGGCTCGCTGTGGGGTGCGTGATTGTGGCGAGCACCGGCATCAGCCTGAGCGGGCAGCGCCCCGTCGTGGAGGCAGAACCGGCAAACTGA
- the glgP gene encoding alpha-glucan family phosphorylase — protein sequence MNVIGHVTVLPQLPQAIGRLSELAYNLYWSWTPRAQALYRDLDPEIWERFQHNPVRTLLEVPQTRLDEAAADPDYLDRYRDVLAEFDAYMGKTDTWARRQAPRLAPVAYFSMEYGFAEALPIYSGGLGVLAGDHCKSASDLGLPFTAVGMLFHQGYFRQLLNKDGWQEEAYDEVDVTTLPLRPALTPAGEEARVHVQIAGRTVHLRVWELAVGRIRVLLLDANIPENSEEDRRLTARLYGGNQELRIQQYLLLGVGGIRALRVLNVPAAVYHMNEGHAAFLGLERVREQVDQGLDFRTAVETVAAATLFTTHTPVPAGNDAFAYDLVDRYLGEWPARLNTSREELYALARQDQFWDGHWVPTFSMTVFALRMSRAANGVSELHGQVSRNMWNFLYEGAEAQEVPIGHITNGAHNLTFTSQAMRDLLGTVLPADWTERLEEEAMWQAVENLSDAQLADVQLEMKREMIAFVRRRLREQRIRHGASAADVAATDGVLSERALTIGFARRFATYKRATLLFRDKARLSRMVNDPQRPVQFVFAGKAHPADNPGKAFIQEIYRISQEPEFRGKIVMLENYDLNVARHLVQGVDIWLNNPRRPLEASGTSGMKASFNGALNFSVLDGWWREGYDGTNGWPIGEEREYADLNIQDDADAYSLYQTLETQIVPLYYAPPPSTAEGRSGWAQAVRRAIQTVSPRFSMQRQVIDYVQKYYLPLSERGTTLAANGSQRAREIASWKAWVRQQWPYTALQATAHLPATAHPGQKVEVQATVSPAGISPAELRVEAVLKRGDQVTRVPLTPRGDGHYSAEVPLTDSGLYSVGVRMIPVIEGLSNDLEAGLIRWA from the coding sequence ATGAACGTCATCGGTCACGTCACTGTGCTGCCCCAATTGCCCCAGGCCATCGGGCGGCTTTCCGAACTCGCCTACAACCTCTACTGGTCGTGGACGCCGCGAGCTCAGGCACTGTACCGCGACCTCGATCCCGAAATTTGGGAGCGCTTCCAACACAATCCGGTGCGGACCCTCCTGGAGGTCCCGCAGACCCGGTTGGACGAGGCCGCCGCTGACCCCGACTATCTGGACCGTTACCGTGACGTGCTGGCCGAGTTTGATGCCTACATGGGCAAAACGGACACCTGGGCGAGGCGGCAGGCACCGAGGCTCGCGCCGGTGGCCTACTTCAGCATGGAGTACGGCTTTGCCGAGGCGCTGCCCATCTACAGTGGCGGCCTGGGCGTGCTGGCGGGGGACCACTGCAAAAGCGCTTCTGACCTAGGGCTTCCCTTCACGGCGGTCGGCATGCTGTTTCATCAGGGGTACTTCCGGCAGCTGCTGAACAAGGACGGCTGGCAGGAGGAAGCCTACGACGAGGTGGACGTGACCACCTTGCCCCTGCGCCCGGCCCTGACCCCTGCGGGTGAGGAGGCTCGCGTCCACGTGCAGATTGCGGGACGCACCGTTCACCTGCGCGTCTGGGAACTCGCTGTGGGCCGCATCCGGGTGCTTCTGCTCGACGCGAATATTCCCGAGAACAGCGAGGAGGACCGGCGGCTCACCGCCCGGCTCTACGGGGGCAACCAGGAGCTGCGCATTCAGCAGTACCTGCTGCTGGGCGTGGGCGGGATTCGGGCCCTGCGGGTGCTGAACGTTCCCGCGGCGGTCTACCATATGAATGAGGGGCACGCGGCCTTTTTGGGGCTGGAGCGTGTTCGAGAACAGGTTGATCAGGGCCTCGACTTTCGTACGGCGGTTGAGACGGTCGCGGCCGCGACCCTCTTTACCACCCACACCCCGGTTCCCGCGGGGAACGACGCTTTTGCCTATGACCTTGTGGACCGTTACCTGGGCGAGTGGCCCGCGCGGCTGAACACCTCACGGGAGGAGCTGTACGCGCTCGCGCGGCAGGATCAGTTTTGGGACGGCCACTGGGTGCCGACCTTCTCCATGACCGTCTTTGCCCTCCGGATGAGCCGTGCGGCCAACGGAGTCTCTGAGCTGCACGGCCAGGTGAGCCGGAACATGTGGAACTTCCTGTACGAGGGGGCCGAGGCACAGGAGGTGCCCATTGGGCACATCACCAACGGCGCGCACAACCTCACGTTTACCTCGCAGGCCATGCGTGACCTGCTGGGAACCGTGCTGCCTGCGGACTGGACCGAGCGCCTGGAGGAAGAGGCGATGTGGCAGGCCGTGGAGAACCTCAGCGACGCGCAGCTTGCAGACGTGCAGCTCGAGATGAAGCGCGAGATGATCGCCTTTGTGCGCCGGCGCCTGCGCGAGCAGCGTATACGCCACGGCGCGAGTGCTGCCGATGTGGCCGCCACCGATGGAGTTCTCTCGGAGCGCGCCCTCACCATCGGCTTTGCTCGCCGCTTTGCCACCTACAAGCGCGCGACCCTGCTGTTCCGTGACAAGGCCCGGCTCAGCCGGATGGTGAATGACCCGCAGCGGCCGGTGCAGTTCGTCTTTGCCGGAAAGGCGCACCCTGCCGACAACCCCGGCAAGGCCTTTATTCAGGAGATCTACCGCATTTCGCAGGAACCCGAGTTTCGCGGCAAGATCGTGATGCTGGAAAACTACGACCTGAACGTCGCCCGTCACCTGGTGCAGGGCGTGGACATCTGGCTCAACAATCCGCGCCGTCCGCTGGAGGCTTCCGGCACCAGCGGCATGAAGGCCAGCTTCAACGGCGCGCTCAACTTCAGCGTGCTTGACGGCTGGTGGCGTGAAGGGTACGACGGAACCAACGGCTGGCCTATCGGTGAGGAGCGCGAGTACGCTGACCTGAACATTCAGGACGACGCCGATGCCTACAGCCTCTACCAAACGCTCGAAACCCAGATCGTGCCGCTCTACTACGCGCCTCCTCCCTCGACCGCCGAAGGGCGCAGCGGCTGGGCGCAGGCGGTTCGCCGAGCCATCCAGACGGTCAGCCCCCGCTTTTCTATGCAGCGGCAGGTGATCGACTACGTGCAGAAGTACTACCTGCCCCTCAGCGAACGGGGCACCACCCTTGCCGCCAACGGCAGCCAGCGCGCTCGCGAGATCGCCAGTTGGAAAGCCTGGGTGCGCCAGCAGTGGCCGTACACGGCACTCCAGGCCACGGCGCACCTCCCGGCGACCGCTCATCCCGGCCAGAAGGTCGAGGTGCAGGCGACCGTGAGCCCGGCGGGCATCAGCCCCGCAGAACTGCGTGTCGAGGCCGTCTTGAAACGCGGTGACCAAGTCACCCGTGTCCCGCTCACCCCACGCGGGGACGGCCACTACAGCGCTGAGGTGCCGCTCACCGACAGCGGCTTGTACTCCGTTGGCGTGCGGATGATTCCTGTGATCGAGGGCTTGAGTAACGATCTGGAGGCTGGACTGATCCGCTGGGCGTAA
- a CDS encoding DUF1622 domain-containing protein, which translates to MLALLRLLVEGVTNAVIFGSVAAALLALLRGKGTLQARWLVTEGLLLALNLKVVATLLRTLELTTWNQIGLFAAVFTLRTLLKRVIIWERRQLQAELG; encoded by the coding sequence ATGTTGGCCCTGCTGCGCCTCCTGGTGGAAGGGGTGACCAATGCGGTGATCTTTGGCTCTGTCGCGGCGGCGCTCCTCGCCCTGCTGCGTGGCAAAGGCACCCTTCAGGCCCGCTGGCTGGTGACAGAGGGGCTGCTGCTGGCCCTCAACCTCAAGGTCGTCGCGACCCTGCTGCGAACCCTGGAACTCACCACCTGGAACCAGATCGGCCTGTTTGCCGCCGTGTTCACCCTGCGCACCCTGCTCAAGCGCGTGATCATCTGGGAACGCCGGCAGCTTCAGGCCGAGTTGGGCTGA
- a CDS encoding DUF1622 domain-containing protein translates to MEGSMAGWFEQFETVVGLITRYLATGVEGASGIIVGIAVIEAVWRSVILFFVQHERPESLKEAIRLRLGRWLSVVLEFLLAADILRTAVAPTWDDIGKLAAIAGIRTALNYFLGKEVREEAQHVAETKITGPLRREQG, encoded by the coding sequence ATGGAAGGCAGCATGGCGGGCTGGTTCGAGCAGTTCGAGACGGTGGTCGGACTGATCACCCGTTACCTTGCGACCGGGGTGGAGGGGGCTTCGGGAATCATTGTGGGCATCGCGGTGATCGAGGCGGTGTGGCGCTCAGTGATTCTGTTTTTCGTGCAGCACGAGCGGCCCGAGTCGCTGAAAGAGGCGATTCGCCTGCGCCTGGGCCGCTGGCTCTCGGTGGTGCTGGAGTTCCTGCTGGCCGCCGATATCCTGCGCACTGCCGTCGCGCCGACCTGGGACGACATCGGAAAGCTCGCGGCCATCGCGGGCATCCGCACGGCCCTGAACTACTTCCTGGGCAAAGAGGTGCGCGAGGAGGCGCAGCACGTGGCCGAGACCAAGATCACGGGGCCCCTTCGCCGCGAACAGGGCTAG
- a CDS encoding bifunctional UDP-sugar hydrolase/5'-nucleotidase, whose protein sequence is MKQNLLLVGAALSLSSCSMILGPAQTDVTVIGVNDFHGNLLPTSFRVPDPADRTKTLTVQAGGIEAIGGILAEAKKANPNTVFVGVGDMTGASPLISALLRDEPTIDALTRLGMQVNVVGNHEFDYGFAELQRFQKGGCDSNAPDRACRYNNTFPGAGYTYIAANVLDAKTGQRVLPAYKIVRVGPARIAFVGAVLKETPTVVTPSGVAGLRFEDEVKAINAVIPQIKRGGADAIIALVHQGGSSTDAFDIVDCKTLTGPIVDIARQLDPAVSVIMTGHTHRGYNCRVPGPNGQERVVIQGDAYGHLLQRLDLTIDTRANRVLSVKANNVVVNAATAPKDPAMTALVQKAKALTDPVAGQTIATLGAEQITRAQNSAGESALGDVIADAQLAATRAPEKGGAVVAFMNPGGIRADLPVNVPNPERKVTYGDAFTVQPFGNTLTVLTLTGAQIKAVLEQQFDNPAPGQNRILQVSEGFTYTWDNSKPKGEKVSDIRLGGEPLDPSRSYRVTVNSFLADGGDNFTVFAQGTDRLGGDVDLDAFQNYLKSKTVAPGPQNRITRLN, encoded by the coding sequence ATGAAACAGAACCTGTTGCTGGTAGGAGCGGCGCTTAGCCTGAGCAGCTGCTCCATGATCCTCGGCCCCGCGCAGACCGACGTGACGGTCATCGGTGTGAATGACTTTCACGGGAACCTGCTCCCCACCAGTTTTCGCGTGCCCGACCCTGCCGACCGCACCAAGACGCTGACCGTGCAGGCGGGCGGCATCGAGGCGATCGGCGGCATCCTCGCGGAGGCCAAAAAGGCTAACCCCAACACGGTCTTTGTGGGGGTGGGCGACATGACCGGGGCCAGCCCCCTGATCAGCGCCCTGCTGCGCGACGAGCCGACCATCGACGCCCTCACGCGGCTGGGGATGCAGGTCAACGTGGTGGGGAACCACGAGTTTGACTACGGCTTTGCGGAACTTCAGCGCTTTCAGAAGGGCGGCTGCGACAGCAATGCGCCCGACAGGGCCTGCCGGTACAACAACACCTTCCCAGGGGCCGGGTACACCTACATCGCGGCGAATGTGCTCGACGCCAAGACCGGGCAGCGTGTCCTGCCCGCCTACAAGATCGTGCGGGTCGGCCCGGCGCGGATCGCGTTCGTCGGCGCGGTGCTCAAGGAGACGCCCACCGTGGTGACCCCCAGCGGGGTGGCGGGCCTCCGCTTCGAGGATGAGGTCAAGGCCATTAATGCCGTGATCCCGCAGATCAAGCGGGGCGGCGCGGACGCGATTATTGCGCTCGTTCACCAGGGGGGCTCAAGCACAGACGCCTTTGACATCGTGGACTGCAAGACGCTGACCGGCCCCATCGTGGACATCGCTCGCCAGCTGGACCCGGCGGTCAGCGTCATCATGACGGGCCACACCCACCGCGGCTACAACTGCCGCGTCCCCGGTCCGAATGGTCAGGAACGCGTGGTGATTCAGGGGGACGCCTACGGCCACCTCCTCCAGCGCCTCGACCTGACCATTGACACCCGCGCCAACCGCGTGCTGTCCGTCAAGGCGAACAACGTGGTCGTGAATGCCGCCACCGCCCCCAAGGATCCGGCCATGACTGCCCTCGTGCAGAAGGCAAAGGCCCTGACCGATCCGGTGGCGGGGCAGACCATCGCCACCCTAGGGGCCGAGCAGATTACCCGCGCCCAGAATTCTGCTGGGGAAAGTGCCCTGGGAGACGTGATCGCTGACGCCCAACTCGCCGCGACCCGCGCCCCAGAAAAGGGCGGAGCAGTGGTTGCCTTTATGAACCCCGGCGGTATTCGCGCCGACCTGCCCGTGAATGTGCCCAACCCCGAGCGCAAGGTCACCTACGGGGACGCCTTCACGGTGCAGCCCTTCGGCAACACCCTGACGGTGCTCACGCTGACCGGCGCGCAGATCAAGGCCGTCCTCGAACAGCAGTTTGATAATCCCGCCCCCGGTCAGAACCGCATCCTTCAGGTCAGCGAGGGCTTCACGTACACCTGGGACAACAGCAAGCCCAAGGGCGAGAAGGTCAGTGACATCAGGCTGGGCGGCGAGCCGCTGGACCCCAGCCGCAGCTACCGGGTCACCGTCAACAGCTTCCTCGCGGACGGCGGTGATAACTTTACGGTGTTTGCGCAGGGGACTGATCGCCTTGGCGGTGACGTCGACCTCGACGCCTTCCAGAATTACCTGAAGTCGAAGACGGTGGCGCCCGGACCCCAAAACCGCATCACCCGGCTCAACTGA
- a CDS encoding serine-tRNA(Ala) deacylase AlaX, with protein sequence MTRPLYAEDSTRLTFSATVVDVRNGALALDATAFYPEGGGQNGDAGVLRWSGGETRVRDTQRDKASGVIWHEAEGDLPPVGTPVRGEVDAARRWRHMARHSAEHLLAQAFFRLNPAFRVAAVSMRSAESTIDLEGNPTEADVLAAETLLRETLARGDLTLETPVVPETELHRYRLRREPKVRGAVRLVIFRDAAGIPFDVSACGGTHVPRASLVAPVVVLRTERIRGGLTRVVFMAGEEAGAYLAGVYRSARALAQRFSSSVADLPARVETLVAERDALKAEDLRLRARLAQALAEAVRPELVAGVPVRFLRLDDPALLPGALAATPEGEVRVALAVGGRCGIGSRRVDCPASALLDAALRVTGGRGGGRAALAQGNTADPEQFLQAVRAALLGTRLLA encoded by the coding sequence ATGACCCGCCCCCTGTATGCCGAAGATTCCACCCGCTTGACCTTTAGCGCGACGGTTGTGGATGTCCGCAACGGCGCGCTGGCCCTGGACGCCACGGCGTTCTATCCGGAAGGTGGCGGCCAGAATGGTGACGCGGGTGTGCTGCGCTGGTCCGGCGGCGAGACGCGCGTGCGGGACACCCAGAGGGACAAAGCGAGCGGTGTGATCTGGCATGAGGCAGAAGGAGACCTGCCCCCGGTTGGAACTCCTGTTCGCGGTGAGGTGGACGCTGCTCGCCGCTGGCGCCATATGGCCCGGCACAGCGCCGAACATCTGCTGGCGCAGGCCTTTTTTCGTCTTAACCCGGCTTTTCGCGTGGCGGCGGTCAGCATGCGCAGCGCCGAAAGCACCATCGACCTGGAGGGTAACCCCACAGAGGCGGACGTGCTCGCTGCCGAGACGCTGCTGCGCGAGACGCTCGCCCGCGGTGACCTCACGCTGGAGACACCCGTTGTCCCTGAAACGGAACTGCACCGCTACCGCCTGCGCCGAGAGCCCAAGGTCCGCGGGGCCGTGCGGCTGGTGATCTTCCGGGACGCAGCGGGCATCCCCTTCGACGTGAGTGCCTGCGGTGGTACCCACGTTCCCCGCGCCAGCCTGGTTGCGCCGGTGGTCGTGCTGCGCACCGAGCGTATCCGCGGTGGCCTCACCCGCGTCGTGTTTATGGCGGGCGAGGAGGCGGGGGCGTACCTCGCGGGCGTGTACCGCAGTGCCCGCGCGCTCGCCCAGCGCTTCAGTTCGTCCGTCGCGGACCTGCCGGCCCGGGTCGAGACCTTGGTCGCCGAGCGCGACGCCCTGAAGGCGGAGGACCTGCGGCTGCGCGCTCGCCTCGCCCAGGCTCTGGCAGAAGCGGTGCGGCCTGAGCTGGTCGCGGGTGTTCCCGTGCGCTTCCTCCGGCTAGATGACCCGGCGCTGCTGCCTGGGGCCCTGGCGGCGACGCCGGAAGGGGAAGTGCGGGTCGCCCTGGCCGTGGGGGGACGCTGCGGCATTGGCAGTCGCCGGGTGGACTGTCCTGCTTCAGCGCTGCTGGACGCCGCACTCCGGGTGACGGGCGGCAGGGGGGGCGGGCGGGCAGCGCTGGCTCAGGGCAACACGGCGGACCCCGAGCAGTTCCTGCAGGCGGTCCGCGCTGCCCTGCTGGGCACGCGGCTGCTGGCCTGA
- a CDS encoding AAC(3) family N-acetyltransferase, protein MLKMLRKTPVTPAELNAGLAELGLDGSQHVIVHASLRSFGHLEGGARTVVDTLMARTATLVAPAFTYGTLLRQATSPVHVRFHRDSRVSRDIGRVPQELVERAEARRSFHPTLSFVALGAEAERVTAAQTLDSPYLPVGALYDLDGYALLMGVDFGSNTTIHYGEHVAGMPLLTRYVPLGEQVVPTAFPNCSADFARLEPYVRGQAAQVGGATLRLYRVRDLVDATVRLLTQDPEALLCTYPGCRCQEVRELVRRRGLTPRPHSPVALR, encoded by the coding sequence GTGCTGAAGATGCTGCGCAAGACGCCCGTCACGCCCGCCGAGCTCAACGCGGGACTGGCCGAGCTGGGGCTGGACGGTTCGCAGCATGTGATCGTTCATGCCAGCCTGCGGTCTTTCGGGCATCTGGAGGGCGGGGCACGAACAGTGGTGGACACGCTGATGGCGCGCACGGCGACCCTGGTCGCCCCCGCCTTTACCTACGGCACGCTGCTGCGTCAGGCCACCTCGCCGGTCCATGTCCGCTTTCACCGCGATTCGCGCGTGAGCCGTGATATCGGGCGGGTGCCCCAGGAGCTCGTGGAGCGAGCTGAGGCCCGGCGCTCCTTTCATCCTACCCTCAGTTTCGTCGCCCTGGGGGCGGAGGCAGAGCGCGTGACGGCGGCGCAGACGCTCGACAGCCCCTACCTGCCGGTGGGCGCGCTGTACGACCTGGACGGTTACGCCCTGCTGATGGGCGTGGATTTTGGAAGCAACACCACTATTCACTACGGTGAGCACGTGGCGGGCATGCCGCTGCTCACGCGCTACGTGCCGCTGGGTGAGCAGGTCGTCCCCACGGCCTTCCCGAACTGTTCGGCGGATTTTGCGCGGCTGGAGCCGTACGTTCGTGGTCAGGCTGCCCAGGTGGGCGGCGCCACGCTCCGGCTGTACCGGGTACGCGACCTGGTGGACGCCACGGTGCGGCTGCTGACCCAGGACCCGGAAGCGCTCCTGTGCACCTACCCCGGCTGCCGCTGCCAGGAGGTTCGTGAGCTCGTTCGTCGGCGGGGGCTGACGCCCCGTCCCCATTCGCCGGTTGCCCTCCGATGA